Proteins from a genomic interval of Pelagicoccus enzymogenes:
- a CDS encoding transglutaminase family protein: protein MATYRILHKTSYAYSYPVTGSHHTAILKPLSNETQTCKRFSLDISPEAGDLAERVDYFGNTSHLFAIQKPHDALVVEASSTVEVTSEALDLKKMDTPVGKIREALADIKRTDLIEAKEFLYETHNTKETDTVKEFGARFFSDETLIGEGIVALLQAFKDEFKFDPSASDIHTPVEQTLASKCGVCQDFAHLMIATLRSQGLSACYASGYILTMPPPGQPRLVGADASHAWVSVFIPENGWIDVDPTNNLICADQHVAVAYGRDFSDVSMLSGAVTGGGEHTVSVEVTMQPV, encoded by the coding sequence ATGGCTACCTACCGCATACTGCATAAGACGAGCTACGCCTACAGCTACCCCGTCACCGGTTCGCACCACACCGCGATCCTGAAGCCGCTTAGCAACGAAACCCAAACCTGCAAACGCTTCTCCCTCGACATCAGCCCCGAAGCCGGCGACCTCGCCGAACGCGTCGACTACTTCGGCAACACCTCCCACCTCTTCGCCATCCAAAAGCCGCACGACGCCCTAGTGGTCGAAGCGTCCAGCACTGTAGAGGTCACAAGCGAAGCGCTCGATCTCAAAAAAATGGATACGCCGGTCGGGAAAATAAGGGAAGCTCTCGCTGACATCAAACGCACCGACCTGATCGAGGCCAAAGAGTTTCTCTACGAGACCCACAACACGAAGGAGACCGATACTGTCAAAGAATTCGGCGCCCGCTTCTTTTCCGACGAGACTCTCATCGGCGAAGGCATTGTCGCCCTGCTCCAAGCCTTCAAGGACGAATTCAAGTTCGATCCCAGCGCCAGCGACATCCATACCCCCGTGGAGCAGACGCTCGCTAGCAAATGCGGAGTCTGCCAAGACTTCGCCCACCTGATGATCGCAACGCTCCGCTCCCAAGGACTTTCCGCGTGCTACGCCAGTGGATACATTCTCACCATGCCTCCTCCTGGCCAGCCACGTCTGGTCGGGGCCGACGCCTCCCACGCCTGGGTGAGCGTTTTCATCCCGGAAAACGGCTGGATCGACGTCGACCCTACCAACAACCTCATCTGCGCCGACCAGCACGTCGCCGTGGCCTACGGACGCGACTTCTCAGATGTCAGCATGCTCAGCGGCGCCGTCACCGGCGGCGGAGAGCA
- a CDS encoding circularly permuted type 2 ATP-grasp protein produces MTEDGQTNLLNNWMGGYASPGGAYDEFLDEKGQPRPHWHSVSEHLGALSQPRWERRERQLERLIHDNGITYNVYDADDSSSRPWSMDMVPLALPQKELESLESALGQRAHLLNLILGDVYGRQTMLQSSRMHPYLVFSNPAFLRPCHGLLSPRQSHIQLYSADLARSPDGSWWVLSDRVEAASGLGYALENRMLMSRIFPKAIWQSDILSLQPFVQKFCQQIEALAATSSEQPNIALLTAGPKNETYFEQSFLARNLGYTLAEGEDLTVRSNRLYMKTIGGVQQVHGLLRRVDSPWVDPLELRNDSLLGVPGLVNTVRNRNVALVNALGSGFVETPALLAFLPWFCRNYLGESLELPSVATWWCGQKHERNYVLENIEKLIVKPTFRQNGGATYFGPRLSEKERQELVAQINKHPERYCGQEILSQATTPVYENGKLNPRHFLMRVFLVADQDGWKMMPGGLVRYPANGDVLDVSMQRGGASKDAWIMRDPDSEVGQRAVANLQSERPVRRNHSDLPSRTADNLHWLGRYIERAESLARLQRTISNFLTEDLGAESQRPIVPFLEQIIPPDESIDSLLDPETERLDFSAVEPFLTRSLFSKANPESLINNLHFIERAGAKVKERLSVDTWKRMQAFREIGDSYDSKELSIFDDEVSIFLDNTLENLSIFVGNAYENMTRSQGWAFLQIGRRLERALAISSLLQSSYSVAKPYDERLDSQLLYWADSSITYRRRYLNTVSSESVLDLLCFDSTNPRSLVYQISNLRELLATLPHANRGERNTIDTLSLQLFSRIGLTNPESLMQQEPLERMKSVHEFFGDTFTNLLDLGSAIQQHYFAHTVNAAVKKPNATIG; encoded by the coding sequence ATGACCGAAGACGGCCAAACGAATTTGCTCAACAACTGGATGGGAGGCTACGCCTCCCCCGGAGGCGCCTACGACGAGTTTCTCGACGAAAAGGGGCAGCCCCGTCCGCATTGGCATTCCGTGTCCGAACACCTCGGCGCGCTCAGCCAACCCCGCTGGGAACGCCGCGAGCGCCAACTCGAGCGCCTCATCCACGACAACGGCATCACCTACAACGTCTACGACGCGGACGATTCCAGCTCGCGCCCGTGGTCCATGGACATGGTCCCGCTGGCCCTCCCCCAAAAAGAGCTGGAGTCCCTCGAAAGCGCCCTCGGGCAACGCGCCCACCTGCTCAACCTCATCCTCGGAGACGTCTACGGCCGCCAAACCATGCTGCAAAGCAGCAGGATGCACCCCTACCTGGTCTTCTCCAACCCCGCCTTCCTCCGCCCCTGCCACGGACTCCTTTCGCCCCGGCAAAGCCACATTCAGCTCTACTCCGCCGACCTCGCCCGCTCGCCCGACGGGAGCTGGTGGGTGCTCTCCGACCGCGTCGAAGCCGCCTCCGGACTGGGCTACGCCTTGGAAAACCGCATGCTGATGTCGCGAATCTTCCCAAAGGCCATCTGGCAGTCCGACATCCTCTCCCTCCAGCCTTTCGTGCAAAAGTTCTGCCAGCAGATCGAGGCGCTGGCTGCTACCTCCTCCGAGCAGCCCAACATCGCCCTGCTCACCGCCGGCCCCAAAAACGAGACCTACTTCGAGCAGTCCTTCCTCGCCCGCAACCTCGGCTACACCCTCGCCGAAGGCGAGGACCTCACAGTCCGCTCCAACCGCCTCTACATGAAGACGATCGGAGGCGTCCAGCAGGTACACGGACTCCTGCGCCGCGTCGACTCCCCTTGGGTGGATCCGCTGGAGCTACGCAACGACTCCCTACTCGGCGTTCCCGGACTGGTCAATACCGTGCGCAACCGCAACGTAGCCCTCGTCAACGCCTTGGGATCAGGCTTCGTGGAGACTCCTGCCCTGCTTGCCTTCCTGCCTTGGTTCTGCCGCAACTATTTGGGCGAAAGCCTCGAACTTCCCTCCGTAGCGACCTGGTGGTGCGGACAAAAACACGAGCGAAACTACGTGCTCGAAAATATCGAAAAGCTCATCGTGAAGCCCACCTTCCGGCAAAACGGAGGAGCCACCTACTTCGGCCCCCGTCTCAGCGAAAAGGAACGGCAAGAGCTCGTAGCGCAAATCAACAAGCATCCAGAACGCTACTGCGGACAGGAAATTCTCTCCCAGGCCACCACCCCCGTTTACGAAAACGGCAAGCTTAACCCTCGCCACTTCCTGATGCGCGTCTTTCTCGTGGCCGACCAAGACGGCTGGAAAATGATGCCCGGCGGACTGGTGCGCTACCCGGCGAACGGCGACGTGCTCGACGTATCCATGCAACGCGGCGGCGCCAGCAAGGACGCCTGGATTATGCGCGACCCCGACTCCGAAGTCGGCCAAAGGGCCGTAGCCAACCTGCAAAGCGAGCGCCCCGTACGCCGCAACCATTCCGACCTCCCCAGCCGCACCGCCGACAACCTCCACTGGCTCGGCCGCTACATCGAGCGGGCCGAGTCCCTCGCCCGCCTGCAGCGTACCATATCCAACTTCCTCACCGAAGATCTCGGGGCTGAATCCCAGCGCCCCATCGTTCCCTTCCTCGAGCAAATCATCCCGCCCGACGAATCAATAGACAGCCTGCTCGACCCCGAGACAGAGCGCCTCGACTTCTCCGCAGTCGAACCCTTCCTCACTCGCTCACTCTTCTCGAAGGCAAATCCCGAGAGCCTGATCAACAACCTGCATTTCATCGAGCGGGCCGGCGCCAAGGTCAAGGAACGCCTCTCCGTCGACACATGGAAACGCATGCAAGCCTTCCGCGAAATCGGCGATTCCTACGATTCCAAGGAACTCAGCATCTTCGATGACGAAGTATCCATTTTCTTGGACAACACCTTGGAGAATCTCTCCATCTTCGTAGGCAACGCCTACGAAAACATGACCCGCAGCCAAGGCTGGGCCTTCCTGCAAATCGGCCGCCGCCTAGAACGCGCCCTCGCAATCTCCTCGCTGCTGCAGTCCTCCTACTCCGTCGCCAAGCCCTACGACGAACGCCTGGATTCCCAGCTGCTGTACTGGGCGGACTCCAGCATCACCTACCGTCGCCGCTATCTGAATACCGTTTCATCAGAAAGCGTACTCGACCTGCTCTGCTTCGACTCCACGAACCCGCGCTCCCTCGTCTATCAAATATCGAACTTGAGGGAGTTGCTCGCCACCCTCCCCCACGCCAACCGAGGCGAACGCAACACCATCGACACCCTCTCGCTCCAGCTCTTCAGCCGCATCGGCCTCACCAACCCCGAAAGCCTCATGCAACAAGAACCCCTGGAACGCATGAAAAGCGTGCACGAATTCTTCGGCGACACCTTCACCAATCTGCTGGATCTCGGCAGCGCCATCCAGCAGCACTACTTCGCCCACACCGTCAACGCTGCCGTCAAGAAGCCAAACGCCACCATCGGATAA